A stretch of the Papaver somniferum cultivar HN1 chromosome 6, ASM357369v1, whole genome shotgun sequence genome encodes the following:
- the LOC113285334 gene encoding protein DMR6-LIKE OXYGENASE 1-like — MNFFDLSPEEKSAYQGKYKLDPHTGVDSVSFWRDQFKACVHPNFGSPPKPEGLSEILCEYTEKSREIMKELLKAIMEGLELDEDDFEKSLELNSGDQIFSANLYPPCPQPELAIGLPPHADHGLLTLLIQNDVDGLHIKNKEKWVAVNPIPNSIMVNTGDHMEVCISLGKCSFTKFSQEKYAPCSYYVCFVLWTLSKGKYKSVVHRDVVNNKQTRVSLVMTNGSSKETDAT, encoded by the exons ATGAATTTCTTCGACTTGAGTCCAGAAGAAAAGTCGGCTTATCAGGGAAAATATAAGCTAGACCCACACACTGGTGTTGATAGTGTCTCGTTTTGGAGGGATCAGTTTAAGGCGTGTGTACATCCAAATTTTGGTTCTCCTCCTAAACCAGAGGGattaag TGAGATTTTATGTGAGTATACCGAAAAATCTAGGGAAATAATGAAAGAGTTGCTCAAAGCAATAATGGAGGGGCTAGAATTAGATGAAGATGATTTTGAAAAGTCACTAGAACTAAATTCCGGTGATCAAATATTTTCTGCGAATCTATACCCTCCTTGCCCACAGCCAGAACTTGCCATTGGTTTGCCTCCACATGCAGATCACGGCCTTCTAACCCTACTAATACAGAATGATGTTGATGGATTACATATCAAGAATAAGGAGAAATGGGTTGCTGTGAATCCAATCCCCAACTCTATCATGGTTAACACCGGTGATCATATGGAGGTATGTATATCACTTGGTAAATGTTCATTCACTAAGTTCTCGCAAGAAAAGTACGCACCATGTTCTTATTATGTTTGTTTCGTTTTGTGGACACTAAGCAAAGGAAAGTATAAGAGCGTTGTTCATCGAGATGTAGTGAACAATAAGCAAACAAGGGTATCCTTGGTTATGACAAACGGATCATCCAAAGAAACGGATGCTACTTGA